A single genomic interval of Streptomyces sp. NBC_00663 harbors:
- a CDS encoding DUF1152 domain-containing protein, with amino-acid sequence MFSLQEPAFFTRLRDARRILVAGAGGGFDVYAGLPLALALQAAGKEVHLANLSFADLHGLDLDVWLDQDVAAVRPDTAARGDYFPERTLARWLDRQGLPSTVYAFPLTGVRPLRAAYRTLLDHLGPVDAIVLVDGGTDILLRGDEHGLGTPEEDMASLAAVAGLDDVPERLVACLGFGVDAHHGVNHSLVLENLAALDREGGHLGVFSLPRESREGALYLDAVAHAQECTPDHPSIVNGSVAAAVRGDFGDVRFTERTRGSELFINPLMTLYFCVDAVALAGRNLYLDRLENTALMRQIHSVIAEFRDELPRQRPPRVYPH; translated from the coding sequence GTGTTCTCCCTCCAAGAGCCCGCCTTCTTCACCCGCCTGCGCGACGCACGGCGGATACTCGTCGCCGGCGCGGGCGGCGGTTTCGACGTCTACGCCGGTCTCCCCCTGGCGCTCGCCCTCCAGGCCGCCGGGAAGGAAGTGCACCTGGCCAACCTGTCGTTCGCGGACCTCCACGGCCTGGACCTGGACGTGTGGCTGGACCAGGACGTCGCCGCCGTCCGCCCCGACACCGCCGCCCGCGGCGACTACTTCCCCGAGCGCACCCTCGCCCGCTGGCTGGACCGGCAGGGCCTGCCCTCGACGGTGTACGCCTTCCCGCTCACCGGGGTGCGCCCGCTGCGGGCCGCCTATCGCACGCTCCTCGACCACCTGGGTCCGGTGGACGCGATCGTGCTGGTGGACGGCGGGACCGACATCCTCCTGCGCGGCGACGAGCACGGCCTGGGCACCCCGGAGGAGGACATGGCGAGCCTGGCGGCGGTGGCCGGGCTGGACGACGTACCCGAACGGCTGGTGGCCTGCCTGGGGTTCGGGGTGGACGCCCATCACGGGGTGAACCACTCCCTGGTCCTGGAGAACCTGGCCGCCCTGGATCGCGAGGGCGGTCATCTGGGCGTGTTCTCGCTCCCCCGCGAGAGCCGGGAGGGTGCCCTGTACCTGGACGCGGTGGCCCACGCCCAGGAGTGCACCCCGGATCATCCGAGCATCGTCAACGGCTCCGTCGCCGCGGCCGTGCGCGGCGACTTCGGGGATGTGCGCTTCACCGAACGCACCCGGGGCAGCGAGCTGTTCATCAATCCGCTGATGACCCTGTACTTCTGCGTGGACGCCGTCGCCCTCGCCGGCCGCAACCTCTATCTCGACCGGCTCGAGAACACCGCGCTGATGCGTCAGATCCACTCCGTCATCGCGGAGTTCCGCGACGAACTGCCCCGGCAGCGGCCTCCGCGCGTCTACCCGCACTGA
- a CDS encoding CU044_5270 family protein, with protein sequence MDDLTAVRELEADVAPLTDEARFAARARLWRAVLQEGRPGALSRRLMLRVAVAGTAAAAVAGGVVVATRSERDADSPRMATLSAAELLHKAAARTRADGAGMPVPRDDQYLYTKTYISRTYVKDGRTKTWTDESWTSVDGSKPSRRQEYGKVHNDPPLGEHEVMWPPTEYAALAKWPTDPDELLERLRMGQDGDDRTAFVNAIQFFVVPRVMPPGLEAASFEAVARIPGIRIDRGVVDALGRQGIAVSYPEFDFAFLFDTKTYAYLGLNVDGGTGELVDGRMKLRDRYHELRARAESGVVDRVGQRP encoded by the coding sequence GTGGATGACCTCACCGCCGTACGTGAACTGGAGGCCGACGTGGCCCCGCTCACCGACGAGGCCCGATTCGCCGCCCGCGCCCGGCTGTGGCGCGCCGTCCTCCAGGAGGGCCGCCCGGGCGCGCTGTCGCGGCGGCTGATGCTGCGCGTCGCCGTCGCCGGAACGGCCGCCGCCGCGGTCGCCGGCGGGGTGGTCGTCGCCACCCGGAGCGAACGGGACGCCGACAGCCCGCGGATGGCCACGCTGAGCGCGGCGGAACTGCTGCACAAGGCCGCGGCGCGGACACGGGCCGACGGCGCGGGGATGCCGGTCCCGCGCGACGACCAGTACCTGTACACCAAGACGTACATCAGCCGGACCTACGTGAAGGACGGGCGGACGAAGACCTGGACGGACGAGAGCTGGACCTCCGTGGACGGCTCCAAGCCCTCCAGGCGCCAGGAGTACGGCAAGGTCCACAACGACCCCCCGCTGGGCGAACACGAGGTGATGTGGCCGCCGACCGAGTACGCCGCCCTGGCGAAGTGGCCGACGGACCCGGACGAACTCCTCGAACGGTTGCGGATGGGCCAGGACGGGGACGACCGGACGGCGTTCGTGAACGCCATCCAGTTCTTCGTGGTGCCGCGCGTCATGCCGCCCGGACTGGAGGCCGCCTCCTTCGAGGCGGTCGCGCGGATTCCCGGCATCCGGATCGACCGCGGGGTCGTCGACGCGCTCGGCCGCCAGGGGATCGCGGTCTCCTACCCGGAGTTCGACTTCGCGTTCCTCTTCGACACGAAGACCTACGCCTACCTCGGGCTGAACGTGGACGGGGGCACCGGGGAGCTGGTGGACGGCCGGATGAAGCTGCGCGACCGGTATCACGAGCTGCGTGCCCGGGCGGAGTCGGGCGTTGTCGACCGCGTCGGACAACGCCCGTAG
- a CDS encoding GNAT family N-acetyltransferase, with translation MTSPAVIRRYRPGDRAALDDICVRTAHNGLDARPVYADPGILPVIFAQPYVELEPDLAFVLDDGQGRAVGYILGVADTPRFVAEFRAKWLPLVADRYPEGGAAPGSPDELMIRLLHDPERMIVPELAPYPAHLHIDLLPEWQGRGYGRELMRTLLRALAERGVPAVHLVMARANVPARAFYDRLGFREIPVPDPGSIACLGRTTGERERL, from the coding sequence ATGACTTCGCCAGCAGTGATCCGCCGGTACCGCCCCGGCGACCGGGCCGCCCTCGACGACATCTGCGTCCGCACCGCACACAACGGCTTGGACGCCAGGCCGGTCTACGCGGACCCCGGCATCCTCCCGGTGATCTTCGCGCAACCGTACGTCGAGTTGGAGCCGGACCTCGCCTTCGTGCTCGACGACGGCCAGGGGCGGGCGGTCGGATACATCCTCGGCGTCGCCGACACCCCCCGCTTCGTGGCCGAGTTCCGCGCCAAGTGGCTCCCGCTCGTCGCCGACCGCTACCCGGAGGGCGGCGCGGCCCCCGGCAGTCCGGACGAGCTGATGATCCGGCTCCTGCACGACCCCGAGCGGATGATCGTCCCCGAACTCGCCCCGTACCCGGCCCACTTGCACATCGACCTGCTCCCGGAGTGGCAAGGGCGCGGCTACGGCCGGGAGTTGATGCGGACCTTGCTGCGGGCCCTCGCCGAGCGCGGGGTCCCGGCCGTCCACCTGGTGATGGCGAGGGCCAACGTCCCCGCCCGCGCCTTCTACGACCGCCTCGGCTTCCGTGAGATCCCGGTACCGGACCCGGGGTCGATCGCCTGTCTCGGGCGTACGACGGGGGAACGCGAGCGGCTCTAG
- a CDS encoding FAD-dependent oxidoreductase, which produces MPRPLRVAIVGAGPAGIYAADALLKSDVATEPGVSIDIFERMPAPFGLIRYGVAPDHPRIKGIVKALHQVLDKPQVRLFGNVDYGTDVHLDDLRAFYDGVIFSTGAMADRELRIPGVELDGSYGAADFASWYDGHPDVPRTWPLEAEKVAVLGVGNVALDISRILAKTADELLPTEIPPNVYEGLKANKAVEIHVFGRRGPAQAKFSPMELRELDHSPNIEVIVNPEDIDYDEGSIAERRGNKQVDMVAKTLENWAIRDTGDRPHKLFLHFFESPTEILGEDGKVVGLRTERTELDGTGNVKGTGQFTDWDVNAVYRAVGYLSDKLPKLPWDIDSGTVPDEGGRVLQESGEHLRSTYVTGWIRRGPVGLIGHTKGDANETVANLLDDYANDRLQTPASPAPEAVEEFLAEREIRFTTWEGWYKLDAAEQALGEPQGRERVKIVEREDMLKASGA; this is translated from the coding sequence ATGCCCCGCCCCCTGCGGGTAGCCATCGTCGGCGCCGGCCCGGCCGGCATCTACGCCGCCGACGCACTGCTCAAGTCCGACGTGGCCACCGAGCCCGGTGTGTCCATCGACATCTTCGAGCGGATGCCCGCCCCGTTCGGGCTGATCCGGTACGGCGTCGCTCCCGACCACCCCCGCATCAAGGGCATCGTCAAGGCCCTCCACCAGGTCCTGGACAAGCCGCAGGTCCGCCTCTTCGGCAACGTGGACTACGGCACCGACGTCCACCTGGACGACCTGCGTGCCTTCTACGACGGCGTGATCTTCTCGACCGGCGCCATGGCCGACCGCGAGCTGCGCATACCCGGCGTCGAGCTCGACGGCTCCTACGGCGCCGCCGACTTCGCGTCCTGGTACGACGGCCACCCCGACGTGCCGCGCACCTGGCCCCTGGAGGCGGAGAAGGTCGCCGTCCTGGGCGTGGGCAACGTGGCGCTCGACATCTCCCGCATCCTCGCCAAGACGGCGGACGAGCTGCTGCCGACCGAGATCCCGCCGAACGTCTACGAGGGCCTCAAGGCGAACAAGGCCGTCGAGATCCACGTCTTCGGCCGCCGTGGCCCGGCGCAGGCGAAGTTCAGCCCGATGGAGCTGCGCGAGCTGGACCACTCCCCCAACATCGAGGTCATCGTCAACCCCGAGGACATCGACTACGACGAGGGCTCGATCGCCGAGCGCCGGGGCAACAAGCAGGTCGACATGGTCGCCAAGACCCTGGAGAACTGGGCGATCCGCGACACCGGCGACCGCCCGCACAAGCTCTTCCTGCACTTCTTCGAGTCGCCGACCGAGATCCTCGGCGAGGACGGCAAGGTCGTCGGCCTGCGCACCGAGCGCACGGAGCTGGACGGCACCGGAAACGTCAAGGGCACCGGCCAGTTCACCGACTGGGACGTCAACGCGGTCTACCGCGCGGTCGGTTACCTCTCCGACAAGCTGCCCAAGCTGCCCTGGGACATCGACTCGGGCACGGTCCCGGACGAGGGCGGCCGGGTCCTCCAGGAGAGCGGCGAGCACCTCCGGTCCACGTACGTCACCGGCTGGATCCGGCGCGGCCCGGTGGGCCTCATCGGCCACACCAAGGGCGACGCCAACGAGACGGTCGCCAATCTGCTGGACGACTACGCGAACGACCGTCTCCAGACGCCGGCTTCGCCCGCTCCCGAGGCCGTGGAGGAGTTCCTCGCCGAGCGCGAGATCCGCTTCACCACCTGGGAGGGCTGGTACAAGCTGGACGCCGCCGAGCAGGCGCTGGGCGAGCCGCAGGGCCGTGAGCGCGTGAAGATCGTCGAGCGTGAGGACATGCTCAAGGCGAGCGGCGCGTAA
- a CDS encoding zinc-dependent alcohol dehydrogenase family protein, with amino-acid sequence MARTVRFHEVGGPEVLRLEDAPVGEPGPGELLIRVDAIGLNRAEVLFRSGQYIEPVKEFPARLGTEAAGVVEAVGPRVRGLAVGRPVSVVPAFSMNEYGVYAERALVPARAVLHRPEGLDAVAGAAVWMPYVTAYGALVEVGGMRAGDTVVLTAASSSVGLAAIQVARRVGAVPVATTRTRAKAEALRKAGAAEVIVTDEEDVAERILGATAGRGAEFVFDAVAGPGVVDLARAVAPGGTLLLYGALSGRPTPYPGFELGMPALNMRTYTLHETTRDPERLRRAEAFVASGLRTGVFSPVVDRTFALEDIAEAHRYMEAGAQVGKIVVTVEHR; translated from the coding sequence ATGGCCAGGACCGTGCGATTCCATGAGGTCGGCGGACCCGAGGTGCTGCGGCTGGAGGACGCGCCGGTGGGCGAACCCGGGCCCGGCGAACTGCTCATCCGCGTGGACGCGATCGGCCTCAACCGGGCCGAAGTCCTGTTCCGCAGCGGCCAGTACATCGAGCCCGTCAAGGAGTTCCCCGCCCGGCTCGGCACCGAGGCCGCGGGTGTCGTCGAGGCCGTCGGCCCGCGGGTGAGGGGGCTCGCGGTCGGCCGGCCGGTCAGCGTGGTGCCCGCGTTCTCGATGAACGAGTACGGCGTCTACGCCGAGCGCGCGCTCGTGCCCGCCCGGGCCGTGCTGCACCGCCCCGAAGGGCTCGACGCCGTGGCCGGCGCGGCCGTGTGGATGCCGTACGTGACGGCCTACGGCGCACTCGTCGAGGTCGGCGGGATGCGGGCCGGGGACACGGTCGTCCTGACCGCCGCCTCCAGCAGCGTCGGCCTGGCCGCGATCCAGGTCGCGCGGAGGGTCGGCGCGGTCCCCGTCGCCACCACGCGCACCCGCGCCAAGGCGGAGGCGCTGCGGAAGGCGGGCGCCGCCGAGGTGATCGTGACCGACGAGGAGGACGTCGCCGAGCGGATCCTCGGCGCTACGGCAGGGCGGGGCGCCGAGTTCGTCTTCGACGCCGTCGCGGGACCCGGAGTGGTCGACCTGGCCCGGGCTGTCGCTCCCGGCGGCACGCTGCTGCTGTACGGGGCACTGAGCGGGCGGCCGACCCCGTACCCGGGCTTCGAGCTGGGCATGCCCGCGCTGAACATGCGCACCTACACACTGCACGAGACGACCCGCGACCCCGAACGGCTGCGCCGCGCCGAGGCGTTCGTCGCGTCCGGCCTGCGCACGGGAGTCTTCTCGCCCGTCGTCGACCGGACCTTCGCGCTGGAGGACATCGCCGAGGCACACCGCTACATGGAGGCGGGCGCACAGGTCGGGAAGATCGTCGTCACCGTCGAGCACCGCTGA
- a CDS encoding SpoIIE family protein phosphatase, with translation MARLSQRDAGRSRRGRVEARSALGGRSVAWQVFVLQVVIVLLLVVAAVVALVLQVRHDSTTEARNRSVAVAEAFANAPGTREALSAPDPTAVLQPRAEAAREATGVDFIVVLNTDGIRYTHPKPDRIGKKFVGNLAPALAGHVVTEQIDGTIGPLVQAVVPVKDPDGKVVGAVSAGITTEHVGGTADQQLPLLIAMAAGGLAVATLGTALVSRRLQRQTHGLGPHEMTRMYEHHDAVLHAVREGVLIADGEGRLLLANDEAQRLLHLAADAEGRQVLDLGLPPDVADLLASGRVATDEVHLVGDRLLAVNQRATELEGGPAGTVATLRDSTELRALSGRAEAARERLNMLYDAGVGIGTSLDVTRTAEELAELAVPRFADFATVDLFDAVLGGGQPEAGTELRRTAFSGIRKDAPLYPVGERMRLVASAPQARALRSGQAVLESLLAQSPGWRAQDLERTAQVLEFGIHSLITVPLRAGALVLGVVNFWRSQKPEPFDTDELALAEELVTRAAVSIDNARRYTREHTMAVTLQRSLLPRSLPEQNALDIAYRYLPAQAGVGGDWFDVLPLSGARVALVVGDVVGHGLHAAATMGRLRTAVHNFSALDLPPEELLVLLDELVGRIDQDETQEGDSAPVTGATCLYAVYDPVSRRCTVARAGHPPPALIRPDGSVEFPDVPAGPPLGLGGLPFETADLELAEGSRLVLYTDGLVEDRERDIDVGLELLAAALERAGESPEETCQVVLDSKLTARPSDDIALIVARTRALDPARVAEWQVPSDPAAVGRVRADVTRQLARWGLEELEFTTELMLSELVTNAIRYGGEPIRVRVLYDRTLICEVFDSSSTSPHLRYAAMTDEGGRGLFLVAQLAERWGTRYTPEGKVIWAEQPLP, from the coding sequence ATGGCCCGACTCTCGCAGCGTGACGCAGGCCGGTCGCGGCGCGGGCGGGTGGAGGCGCGGTCGGCGCTGGGCGGACGCAGTGTCGCCTGGCAGGTGTTCGTGCTCCAGGTCGTGATCGTGCTGCTGCTGGTCGTGGCCGCTGTGGTGGCCCTGGTGCTCCAGGTGCGGCACGACAGCACGACCGAGGCCCGCAACCGCTCGGTCGCCGTCGCCGAGGCCTTCGCCAACGCCCCGGGCACCCGCGAGGCGCTGAGCGCCCCGGATCCCACGGCGGTGCTACAGCCCCGGGCCGAGGCCGCCCGCGAGGCGACCGGCGTGGACTTCATCGTCGTACTCAACACCGACGGGATCCGTTACACGCATCCCAAGCCGGACCGCATCGGCAAGAAGTTCGTCGGCAACCTCGCGCCCGCGCTGGCCGGGCACGTGGTGACCGAGCAGATCGACGGGACGATCGGGCCGCTGGTGCAGGCCGTCGTGCCGGTCAAGGACCCGGACGGCAAGGTCGTCGGAGCGGTGTCGGCCGGGATCACCACGGAACACGTGGGCGGGACGGCGGACCAGCAGCTGCCGCTGCTGATCGCGATGGCGGCCGGCGGCCTCGCGGTGGCCACACTGGGCACGGCCCTGGTCAGCAGACGGTTGCAGCGCCAGACGCACGGTCTGGGTCCGCACGAGATGACCCGCATGTACGAGCATCACGACGCGGTGCTGCACGCCGTGCGCGAGGGTGTGCTCATCGCGGACGGGGAGGGCAGGCTGCTCCTCGCCAACGACGAGGCGCAGCGGCTGCTGCATCTGGCCGCGGACGCCGAGGGGCGGCAGGTCCTCGACCTCGGTCTGCCGCCGGACGTGGCCGATCTGCTGGCCTCCGGGCGGGTCGCGACGGACGAGGTGCACCTGGTCGGCGACCGGCTGCTGGCGGTCAACCAGCGGGCCACCGAGCTGGAGGGCGGCCCGGCGGGCACGGTGGCGACCCTGCGCGACTCCACGGAGCTGCGGGCCCTGTCGGGCCGGGCGGAGGCGGCGCGGGAACGGCTGAACATGCTCTACGACGCCGGGGTGGGCATCGGCACCAGCCTGGACGTGACCCGGACCGCCGAGGAGCTGGCGGAGCTGGCCGTGCCGCGGTTCGCGGACTTCGCCACGGTGGATCTGTTCGACGCGGTGCTCGGCGGCGGGCAGCCGGAGGCGGGGACCGAACTGCGGCGCACGGCGTTCAGCGGGATCCGCAAGGACGCGCCGCTGTATCCGGTGGGCGAGCGGATGCGACTGGTGGCGTCCGCCCCGCAGGCTCGCGCCCTGCGTTCGGGTCAGGCGGTCCTTGAGTCCCTGCTGGCCCAGTCGCCGGGGTGGCGGGCCCAGGATCTGGAACGCACCGCGCAGGTCCTGGAGTTCGGCATCCACTCGCTGATCACCGTGCCGTTGCGGGCCGGGGCCCTGGTCCTCGGCGTGGTCAACTTCTGGCGTTCGCAGAAGCCGGAGCCCTTCGACACCGACGAACTGGCCCTGGCGGAGGAGCTGGTGACCCGGGCGGCGGTCTCCATCGACAACGCCCGCCGCTACACCCGCGAGCACACCATGGCGGTCACGCTCCAGCGCAGCCTGCTGCCGCGCAGTCTGCCCGAGCAGAACGCCCTGGACATCGCCTACCGCTATCTGCCCGCGCAGGCGGGCGTCGGCGGCGACTGGTTCGACGTACTGCCCCTGTCCGGCGCCCGGGTGGCCCTGGTGGTCGGCGACGTCGTCGGTCACGGTCTGCACGCGGCGGCGACGATGGGGCGGCTGCGCACCGCGGTCCACAACTTCTCCGCCCTCGACCTGCCTCCCGAAGAACTGCTGGTGCTGCTGGACGAACTCGTCGGCCGGATCGACCAGGACGAGACCCAGGAGGGCGACAGCGCTCCTGTCACCGGCGCGACCTGCCTGTACGCCGTCTATGACCCTGTGTCCCGGCGCTGCACGGTCGCCCGCGCCGGACATCCGCCGCCCGCGCTGATCCGCCCCGACGGCAGCGTGGAGTTCCCGGACGTGCCCGCCGGTCCTCCGCTGGGTCTGGGCGGTCTGCCGTTCGAGACCGCCGACCTCGAACTCGCCGAGGGCAGCAGGCTGGTGCTCTACACGGACGGGCTGGTCGAGGACCGGGAGCGGGACATCGACGTGGGTCTGGAGCTGCTGGCCGCCGCCCTGGAGCGGGCCGGCGAGTCGCCCGAGGAGACCTGCCAGGTCGTGCTCGACTCCAAGCTCACGGCCCGCCCCAGCGACGACATCGCCCTGATCGTGGCCCGCACCCGCGCGCTCGACCCCGCCCGGGTCGCCGAGTGGCAGGTGCCGTCCGACCCCGCGGCGGTCGGCCGGGTACGCGCCGACGTCACCCGGCAGCTGGCGCGATGGGGCCTGGAGGAGCTGGAGTTCACCACCGAGCTGATGCTGAGCGAGCTCGTGACGAACGCGATCCGCTACGGCGGTGAGCCGATCCGGGTCCGGGTGCTGTACGACCGCACGCTGATCTGCGAGGTCTTCGACAGCAGCAGCACGTCGCCGCATCTGCGCTACGCGGCGATGACGGACGAGGGCGGTCGTGGACTGTTCCTGGTCGCCCAGCTCGCCGAGCGCTGGGGCACCCGGTACACGCCCGAGGGCAAGGTCATCTGGGCGGAGCAGCCGCTGCCGTAG
- a CDS encoding chitosanase, whose translation MKHPARTSRRTLLTLIGASLASAPLLNSPSAAALCAAVGLDDPAKKEIAMQLVSSAENSSLDWKAQYKYIEDIGDGRGYTAGIIGFCSGTGDMLDLVELYTDRKPGNVLARYLPALRQVDGSDSHAGLDPNFPGDWRRAAQDAEFRRAQDDERDRVYFNPAVRQGKTDGLRVLGQFAYYDAIVMHGDGGDPTSFRNIRKRALNRARPPAQGGDEVTYLNAFLDARVWAMKQEEAHSDTSRVDTAQRVFLRKGNLNLDPPLDWQVYGDSYHIG comes from the coding sequence GTGAAGCACCCCGCGCGCACCTCGCGCCGCACCCTCCTCACCCTGATCGGCGCGTCCCTGGCGTCGGCCCCGCTCCTCAACTCCCCCAGTGCCGCGGCCCTTTGTGCCGCGGTCGGACTCGACGACCCGGCGAAGAAGGAGATCGCCATGCAGCTGGTGTCGAGCGCGGAGAACTCCTCGCTCGACTGGAAGGCGCAGTACAAGTACATCGAGGACATCGGCGACGGCCGCGGCTACACCGCGGGCATCATCGGTTTCTGCTCCGGCACCGGCGACATGCTCGACCTCGTCGAGCTGTACACCGACCGCAAGCCCGGCAACGTCCTCGCCCGCTATCTGCCGGCGCTGCGCCAGGTCGACGGCAGCGACTCGCACGCCGGCCTGGACCCGAACTTCCCCGGGGACTGGCGCCGGGCGGCGCAGGACGCGGAGTTCCGGCGGGCCCAGGACGACGAGCGCGACCGCGTGTACTTCAACCCGGCCGTGCGGCAGGGCAAGACCGACGGGCTGCGTGTGCTCGGGCAGTTCGCGTACTACGACGCCATCGTCATGCACGGCGACGGCGGCGACCCGACCAGCTTCCGCAACATACGCAAGCGGGCGCTGAACCGGGCCCGGCCGCCGGCCCAGGGCGGCGACGAGGTCACCTACCTCAACGCCTTCCTGGACGCCCGGGTGTGGGCCATGAAGCAGGAGGAGGCGCACAGCGACACCAGCCGCGTCGACACGGCCCAGCGGGTGTTCCTGCGCAAGGGCAACCTGAACCTCGACCCGCCGCTGGACTGGCAGGTGTACGGGGACAGTTACCACATCGGCTGA
- a CDS encoding RNA polymerase sigma factor, translating to MKSTGDPCVGDRPAVARHDDVPSDASVVERSWAEPEAFELLFHRYADDIHRYVARRLGTEAADDLMAETFVVAFQRRRRYDLTRPHARPWLYGIVSNLVGQHRRAEARRLRALSRVAATGSGDGGEALADRVAARVSAERTRAELAGALAKLPARYRDVLLVIAWGDLDYAEAAEALGIPVGTVRSRLHRARTRLREALGGSDPTALHEETEETGRG from the coding sequence ATGAAATCCACCGGCGATCCGTGCGTCGGAGACCGCCCCGCCGTCGCCCGCCACGACGACGTCCCCTCCGACGCCTCGGTCGTCGAGCGGTCCTGGGCGGAGCCCGAGGCCTTCGAGCTCCTCTTCCACCGGTACGCCGACGACATCCACCGCTATGTGGCCCGGCGGCTCGGCACCGAGGCCGCCGACGACCTCATGGCCGAGACCTTCGTCGTCGCGTTCCAGCGGCGCCGCCGCTACGACCTGACGCGCCCGCACGCCCGCCCGTGGCTGTACGGGATCGTCTCCAACCTCGTCGGCCAGCACCGGCGCGCCGAGGCGCGGCGGCTCAGAGCGCTCTCGCGGGTCGCCGCGACAGGAAGTGGTGACGGCGGTGAGGCGCTCGCGGACCGGGTGGCGGCGCGGGTGAGCGCCGAGCGCACGCGCGCCGAACTGGCGGGCGCGCTGGCGAAGCTGCCTGCCCGGTACCGGGACGTCCTGCTGGTGATCGCGTGGGGAGACCTCGACTACGCGGAGGCGGCGGAGGCGCTCGGCATCCCCGTGGGCACCGTGCGCTCCCGGCTGCACCGCGCGCGGACCAGGCTGCGCGAGGCCCTGGGCGGGTCGGATCCCACAGCCCTGCACGAGGAGACAGAGGAGACCGGACGTGGATGA